The Syntrophorhabdales bacterium genome window below encodes:
- a CDS encoding response regulator transcription factor, whose translation MDRVLVIDDDMALCELLVEYLVPEGFQAESVQDGEQGLLRACQSPYDLIVLDVMLAGINGFEVLRQLRTKLSTPVVMLTARGEEVDRIVGLEIGADDYLAKPFNPRELVARMRAILRRTRQEREVPAQVASSKMLCVGDVEIDMGTRLVFRSGERIDLTSVEFSLLEILLSRAGQLVPREELIKTVLGRSPYPYDRSRIRSSRERFHISSGTRDGEKTKKSNAHRMIRDHQR comes from the coding sequence GCTGGTGGAGTACCTGGTCCCTGAAGGTTTTCAGGCAGAGAGCGTCCAGGACGGGGAACAGGGTCTGCTGAGAGCCTGTCAAAGCCCGTACGATCTGATCGTACTCGACGTCATGCTGGCTGGTATAAACGGCTTCGAGGTGCTGCGTCAGCTTCGCACCAAGCTCAGCACGCCGGTCGTCATGTTGACGGCACGGGGTGAGGAAGTGGACAGGATTGTCGGATTGGAGATCGGTGCGGATGACTACCTGGCAAAACCCTTCAATCCACGAGAACTGGTAGCCAGGATGCGTGCAATCTTGAGGCGAACCAGGCAGGAGCGTGAAGTACCGGCGCAGGTTGCGTCATCCAAGATGCTTTGCGTCGGTGACGTTGAAATAGATATGGGCACGCGATTGGTGTTCCGGTCCGGTGAAAGGATAGACCTCACGTCTGTCGAATTCAGCCTGCTGGAGATTCTGCTGAGCAGGGCAGGTCAGCTTGTGCCGCGCGAGGAACTGATAAAGACGGTACTGGGCCGCTCGCCCTACCCGTACGATCGCAGCCGCATCAGGTCTTCACGAGAAAGGTTCCACATTTCCAGCGGTACACGAGACGGCGAGAAAACAAAGAAGTCAAACGCACATCGCATGATAAGAGATCACCAAAGATAA